In one Vulgatibacter incomptus genomic region, the following are encoded:
- a CDS encoding IS30 family transposase: protein MNARKSQAANARLRQEVEGGLRQRWSPQQIAARLKVDHPNDPELRVSHETIYSSLFVQARGALRKELATCLRTGRTRRRPEKRTDLHGKTNDMVMISEQPAEAEDRAVPGHREGDLIIGKNGKSAIGTLVERKSRFVVLLPLPNGRTAEDVRKALVAEVRRLPEHLRRSITWDQGKEMAQHTRFSVETNVSVYFCDPHSPWQRGSNENTNGLLRQYFPKGEDLSAYTRRELNTVADQLNGRPRQTLD from the coding sequence CTGAACGCGAGGAAGTCTCAAGCGGCGAACGCACGGCTTCGGCAGGAGGTCGAGGGCGGCCTGCGCCAGCGGTGGTCGCCGCAGCAAATAGCTGCGAGGCTGAAGGTCGACCACCCCAACGACCCTGAGCTCCGCGTGTCACACGAGACCATCTACAGCTCCCTATTCGTGCAGGCCCGCGGTGCGCTGCGGAAGGAACTCGCTACCTGCCTTCGGACGGGGCGGACCCGGCGGCGACCGGAGAAGCGCACCGACCTCCATGGCAAGACCAACGACATGGTGATGATCAGCGAGCAGCCGGCAGAAGCCGAAGACCGCGCTGTGCCTGGCCACCGGGAAGGCGACCTGATCATCGGGAAGAACGGCAAGTCGGCGATCGGCACGCTGGTCGAGCGCAAGAGCCGATTCGTGGTGTTGCTCCCCCTGCCGAACGGGAGGACCGCTGAGGATGTCCGCAAGGCGCTCGTCGCCGAAGTCCGACGCCTCCCGGAGCACCTCCGGCGCTCGATCACATGGGACCAGGGGAAGGAGATGGCTCAGCACACTCGCTTCTCCGTCGAGACCAACGTCTCCGTCTACTTCTGCGACCCACACAGCCCCTGGCAGCGAGGCAGCAACGAAAACACCAATGGGCTTCTCCGCCAGTACTTCCCCAAGGGCGAGGACCTCAGCGCGTACACCCGACGAGAACTCAATACGGTGGCAGATCAACTAAACGGCCGGCCGAGGCAGACGCTCGACTAG
- a CDS encoding VOC family protein, translated as MAKKESATNKVTPFLMFNDQLEAAVEFYTATFPGSEVRSMSRACVDGPVTSAEFIVGGQRFMGFNGRPHFRFTEGFSLFVSCEDQREVDEYWEKIVRAGGKPSKCGWITDPFGLSWQIIPRRFVELVGDPNPAKVHAVVTAMMKMTKFDVAALEEAYAAA; from the coding sequence ATGGCCAAGAAGGAATCTGCGACCAACAAGGTGACGCCGTTTCTGATGTTCAACGATCAGCTCGAGGCCGCCGTCGAGTTCTATACCGCGACCTTTCCGGGCTCCGAGGTCCGATCGATGTCCCGCGCGTGTGTGGACGGACCCGTCACCTCAGCCGAGTTCATCGTCGGGGGCCAACGCTTCATGGGATTCAACGGCAGACCGCACTTCCGCTTCACCGAAGGGTTCTCGCTTTTCGTCTCGTGCGAGGATCAGCGCGAGGTCGACGAATACTGGGAGAAGATCGTTCGCGCCGGCGGCAAGCCGTCGAAGTGCGGCTGGATCACCGATCCGTTCGGCCTCTCGTGGCAGATCATCCCGAGGCGGTTCGTGGAGCTGGTCGGCGATCCGAATCCCGCGAAGGTCCATGCGGTCGTCACCGCGATGATGAAGATGACGAAGTTCGACGTCGCCGCGCTCGAGGAGGCCTACGCGGCGGCGTAG
- a CDS encoding VOC family protein, whose protein sequence is MAIKTAIPYLNANGKADEAIPFYEKALGAKVTTLMRFGDAMPDCPAALKNQVMHAALQVGDATIFLSDGAPDGAKAQPGGTVDVALDFDDAAQARGSFDGLSKGGTIVQPLGDAPWGGLFGALQDRFGIDWMFTSRS, encoded by the coding sequence ATGGCAATCAAGACCGCGATCCCGTACCTGAACGCCAACGGCAAGGCCGACGAGGCCATCCCCTTCTACGAGAAGGCGCTCGGCGCGAAGGTGACCACGCTCATGCGGTTCGGCGACGCGATGCCCGACTGTCCTGCTGCGCTCAAGAACCAGGTGATGCATGCCGCCCTCCAGGTCGGCGATGCCACCATCTTCCTGAGCGACGGCGCGCCCGACGGGGCGAAGGCCCAGCCCGGTGGCACGGTCGACGTGGCCCTCGATTTCGACGACGCCGCGCAGGCCCGCGGGAGCTTCGACGGACTGTCGAAGGGGGGCACCATCGTACAGCCGCTGGGGGACGCGCCGTGGGGCGGGCTCTTCGGCGCGCTCCAGGATCGCTTCGGCATCGACTGGATGTTCACCTCGAGGAGCTGA
- a CDS encoding serine hydrolase domain-containing protein gives MNLRRLSILAAMLLSACATTAPNELVQGGQGGTDEQGGQGGQGGQEAPAFTEAQAAALRQRVESFVTAQGYPNLAIGVVIGGELVWRAGFGEGTKIGKAPDENTFFRAGSVTKLVTSTALLALADEGKLVLDDEAAVWLPEVAAVLSPSGKPAVTLRHLISHASGLPRNGNDSLDWTRPDAKITEADVLAALGGVELLFDPGTRRSYSNIGVALAGLVVSRASGMSYRSFVQERVLDPLGMRDSVWDVPSERLAPGFQPSHFGGYERANGTWRMGAMEPAGGLFTTVGDLARFASHGLGHASVLQADTLAASQTADATGYGLGWIVTQEPKVGTVVWHNGSTSDYGAYLGLLPEHDCAVVILTGTGSLGDVEEIQSLGVSTLALLVDPETDVVPRMSTTPAAAVETVGQRLLLLTSAPTEALVEEAFTWKDGLLPFFESVAKTFGDCWSYKTVEDRGLGSFLLRLGCANGELLVDVLAETSAPYRMGGILVNPAN, from the coding sequence ATGAACCTACGACGCCTGTCGATTCTCGCTGCGATGCTGCTCAGCGCCTGCGCGACTACTGCGCCCAACGAATTGGTGCAGGGTGGGCAGGGCGGGACAGACGAACAGGGCGGGCAGGGTGGTCAGGGCGGGCAGGAGGCGCCCGCGTTCACCGAGGCTCAGGCGGCGGCACTCCGGCAGCGAGTCGAGAGCTTCGTGACCGCCCAGGGCTACCCGAACCTGGCGATCGGCGTCGTCATCGGGGGCGAGCTCGTTTGGCGGGCGGGCTTCGGCGAGGGCACGAAAATTGGCAAGGCGCCGGACGAGAACACCTTCTTCCGGGCCGGCTCGGTCACGAAGCTGGTCACCTCGACGGCCCTCCTCGCCCTTGCCGACGAGGGGAAGCTCGTCCTCGACGACGAAGCTGCCGTCTGGCTTCCCGAGGTGGCCGCGGTACTCTCGCCGAGCGGCAAGCCCGCCGTCACCCTGCGGCACTTGATCAGCCACGCCTCGGGCCTTCCTCGGAACGGCAACGACAGCCTCGATTGGACGCGGCCGGACGCGAAGATCACTGAGGCGGATGTGCTGGCTGCGCTCGGCGGAGTCGAGCTGCTGTTCGACCCCGGCACGCGCCGTTCCTATTCGAACATCGGCGTGGCGCTGGCAGGTCTCGTCGTCTCGAGAGCCAGCGGCATGAGCTACCGCTCGTTCGTACAGGAGCGCGTGCTCGACCCTCTCGGGATGCGCGATTCGGTCTGGGACGTGCCCAGCGAGAGACTCGCGCCCGGGTTCCAGCCGTCGCACTTCGGCGGCTACGAGCGCGCCAATGGGACCTGGCGGATGGGCGCCATGGAGCCCGCCGGCGGTCTCTTCACTACAGTGGGGGATCTCGCTCGCTTCGCATCGCACGGGCTCGGCCACGCTTCGGTGCTCCAGGCCGACACGCTGGCTGCGAGCCAGACCGCGGACGCGACCGGCTACGGCCTGGGTTGGATCGTCACCCAGGAGCCGAAGGTTGGAACGGTCGTCTGGCACAACGGCTCGACCTCCGACTACGGCGCCTACCTCGGCCTGCTGCCGGAGCACGACTGCGCCGTCGTGATCCTGACCGGCACAGGATCCCTTGGCGATGTGGAGGAGATTCAGAGCCTGGGCGTGTCGACCCTCGCCTTGCTGGTCGACCCTGAGACCGACGTCGTTCCGAGGATGAGCACGACGCCGGCGGCTGCGGTCGAGACCGTTGGCCAGCGTCTACTCCTCCTCACGTCCGCGCCTACCGAAGCCCTCGTCGAAGAAGCGTTCACCTGGAAGGACGGGCTCCTGCCATTCTTCGAATCCGTAGCCAAGACCTTCGGAGATTGCTGGTCGTACAAGACGGTCGAGGATCGCGGACTCGGCTCGTTCCTCCTCCGTCTCGGCTGCGCGAACGGCGAGCTCCTGGTCGATGTGCTGGCGGAGACGTCCGCGCCCTACCGTATGGGTGGAATCCTGGTCAATCCGGCAAACTAG
- a CDS encoding alpha/beta hydrolase, with the protein MTNPGAVSPKSDPARPTTGATSARPGRRKRWLAAAALVLLAAGLYFWPARRNFHGKLDDLDVRLDVPYVSASSDPKQQLDLYLPRETKPFPMVVFVHGGYWSAQDRRWLQPVLGTYGNVGAALAHRGIGAAIVGYRQFPQVQRGDDSLDDIARAIRFVAQSAAKLGADPLRIFVMGHSAGGHLASLLAMDPRILQRNDVAPGTVAGVISVDGIFDLRASLRYLKADQVKVMSTLFGPDDAALAEHSTIHHLGSDHPPILFVDSTDDEEICREGFRALRELAQRDANAEFVELDGLGHNEIIIRAGMSDDPITTVVARFVAEGRGR; encoded by the coding sequence ATGACGAATCCAGGTGCCGTTTCTCCGAAGTCCGATCCGGCTCGACCGACAACCGGCGCCACGAGTGCCAGGCCCGGTCGCCGAAAGCGGTGGCTCGCGGCTGCCGCGCTCGTCCTTCTGGCAGCGGGACTCTACTTCTGGCCCGCGCGAAGGAACTTCCACGGCAAGCTGGACGATCTCGACGTGCGCCTGGATGTGCCCTACGTCTCGGCGAGCTCCGACCCGAAGCAGCAGCTCGACCTGTACCTGCCGCGTGAAACGAAGCCGTTCCCCATGGTGGTATTCGTCCACGGCGGATACTGGTCGGCGCAGGATCGGCGGTGGCTCCAGCCGGTGCTCGGCACGTACGGCAACGTCGGAGCCGCCCTTGCGCACCGGGGGATCGGAGCCGCCATCGTCGGGTACCGGCAATTCCCCCAAGTGCAGCGCGGCGACGACTCCCTCGACGACATCGCGCGCGCCATACGATTCGTCGCGCAAAGCGCTGCAAAGCTCGGCGCCGATCCTCTGCGGATCTTCGTCATGGGGCATTCGGCGGGAGGCCACCTGGCCTCCTTGCTCGCGATGGACCCGCGCATTCTCCAGCGGAACGACGTTGCTCCGGGGACGGTGGCGGGCGTCATCAGCGTCGATGGGATCTTCGACCTGCGGGCGTCGCTTCGTTACCTCAAGGCGGATCAAGTGAAAGTGATGAGCACGCTCTTCGGCCCGGACGACGCTGCGCTTGCCGAGCACTCCACGATCCACCACCTGGGATCCGATCACCCGCCCATCTTGTTCGTCGACAGCACGGACGACGAAGAGATCTGCCGCGAGGGCTTTCGCGCTCTACGCGAGCTCGCCCAGCGCGACGCCAATGCGGAGTTCGTCGAGCTCGACGGCCTCGGCCACAACGAGATCATCATCCGAGCCGGCATGAGTGACGACCCCATCACGACCGTAGTCGCGCGCTTCGTTGCCGAAGGGCGGGGCAGGTAG
- a CDS encoding ATP-binding cassette domain-containing protein, translating into MRSSSKGKASSTQHPADSHDLIRVQGARENNLKDVSVEIPKRRLTVFTGVSGSGKSSLVFGTIAAESQRLINETYSAFVQGFMPTQARPEVDMLEGLTTAIIVDQERMGASSRSTFGTATDANAMLRVLWSRLGKPHIGPSNAFSFNVPTVHGAGAITVEKGSGKKTEKRTFTQAGGMCPRCEGMGSVTDFDLSQLYDDGKSLNEGALTVPGYSMDGWYGRIYRGCGFFDPDKPIRKYTKREVHDLLHKEPTKIKVDNINLTYEGLIPRIQKSYLAKDVDAMQPHIRAFVERAVTFTTCPDCAGTRLNEAARSSKIQGINIADACAMQINDLAEWLRGLDEPSVAPLLAALRETLDSFVEIGLGYLSLDRPSGTLSGGEAQRTKMIGHLGSSLTDVTYVFDEPTVGLHPHDIQRMNELLLRLRDKGNTVLVVEHKPEMIAIADHVVDLGPGAGTAGGEVVFTGTVDGLRESGTLTGRHLSDRASLKSKVRKPSGVLKVRGASTHNLQNVDVEIPLGVLVVVTGVAGSGKSSLIHGSVSGREGVVTVDQSPIRGSRRSNPATYTDLLEPIRKAFAKANGVKPALFSANSEGACPTCNGAGVIYTDLGMMAGVTTVCEECEGRRFQASVLDYRFGGLNIAEVLDLSVDDAVRFFGAGEARTPAAHAILQRMADVGLGYVRLGQPLTTLSGGERQRLKLATHMGADGGVYVLDEPTTGLHLADLEQLLGLLDRLVDSGKSVIVIEHHQSVMAHADWLIDLGPGAGHDGGRIVFEGTPADLVAARSTLTGEHLAAFIGSRAKAARAR; encoded by the coding sequence GTGCGTTCATCTTCTAAGGGCAAGGCCTCCTCCACGCAGCACCCCGCGGACAGCCACGACCTGATCCGCGTCCAGGGCGCCCGCGAGAACAACCTCAAGGACGTCAGCGTCGAGATCCCCAAGCGGCGGCTGACCGTGTTCACCGGTGTCTCGGGATCGGGCAAGTCGTCGCTGGTGTTCGGCACGATCGCCGCCGAGTCGCAGCGGCTGATCAACGAGACCTACAGCGCGTTCGTGCAGGGCTTCATGCCGACCCAGGCGCGGCCCGAGGTCGACATGCTGGAAGGGCTGACCACCGCGATCATCGTCGACCAGGAGCGGATGGGCGCCAGCTCCCGCTCGACGTTCGGCACCGCCACGGACGCCAACGCGATGCTGCGGGTGCTGTGGAGCCGCCTCGGCAAGCCGCACATCGGCCCGTCCAACGCCTTCTCCTTCAACGTCCCGACGGTGCACGGGGCCGGGGCGATCACCGTCGAGAAGGGATCGGGCAAGAAGACGGAGAAGCGCACCTTCACCCAGGCCGGCGGCATGTGCCCGCGATGCGAGGGCATGGGATCGGTCACCGACTTCGACCTGTCCCAGCTCTACGACGACGGCAAGTCGCTCAACGAGGGTGCGCTCACCGTCCCCGGCTACAGCATGGATGGCTGGTACGGGCGCATCTATCGCGGATGCGGGTTCTTCGACCCTGACAAGCCGATCCGCAAGTACACCAAGAGAGAGGTCCACGATCTGCTCCACAAGGAGCCGACCAAGATCAAGGTCGACAACATCAACCTCACCTACGAGGGGTTGATCCCGCGGATCCAGAAGTCCTACCTGGCCAAGGACGTCGACGCGATGCAGCCGCATATCCGCGCGTTCGTCGAGCGGGCGGTGACCTTCACCACCTGTCCCGACTGCGCCGGCACCCGGCTCAACGAGGCCGCCCGGTCCTCCAAGATCCAGGGGATCAACATCGCGGACGCCTGCGCAATGCAGATCAACGATCTGGCCGAGTGGCTGCGCGGCCTCGACGAGCCCTCCGTCGCGCCGCTGCTGGCGGCGCTTCGGGAGACGCTCGATTCGTTCGTGGAGATCGGCCTGGGCTACCTCAGCCTCGACCGGCCTTCCGGTACGCTGTCGGGAGGTGAGGCCCAGCGCACGAAAATGATCGGCCACCTCGGGTCGTCGCTCACCGACGTGACCTACGTCTTCGACGAGCCGACGGTCGGGCTGCATCCCCACGACATCCAGCGCATGAACGAGCTGCTGCTGCGCCTGCGCGACAAGGGCAACACCGTCCTTGTCGTCGAGCACAAGCCGGAGATGATCGCGATCGCCGACCACGTCGTCGACCTCGGACCGGGCGCCGGAACCGCCGGCGGCGAGGTGGTCTTCACGGGCACCGTCGATGGGCTGCGGGAAAGCGGCACGCTCACGGGGCGTCACCTGAGCGATCGGGCCAGCCTGAAGTCGAAGGTGCGGAAGCCGTCGGGTGTGCTGAAGGTGCGCGGTGCCAGCACCCACAACCTGCAGAACGTCGACGTCGAAATCCCACTCGGCGTGCTGGTCGTGGTCACAGGCGTGGCCGGGTCGGGAAAGAGCTCGCTGATCCACGGCTCGGTGAGCGGCAGGGAAGGGGTGGTGACGGTCGACCAGTCCCCGATCCGTGGCTCGCGGCGGAGCAACCCGGCGACCTACACCGATCTGCTCGAGCCGATCCGCAAAGCGTTCGCGAAGGCCAACGGCGTGAAGCCCGCCTTGTTCAGCGCCAACTCCGAGGGCGCGTGCCCGACCTGCAACGGCGCCGGCGTGATCTACACCGACCTCGGGATGATGGCCGGCGTCACAACGGTCTGCGAGGAGTGCGAGGGCCGGAGGTTCCAGGCTTCGGTCCTCGACTACCGATTCGGCGGGCTCAACATCGCCGAGGTGCTCGACCTGTCGGTCGACGACGCGGTCCGCTTCTTCGGCGCCGGCGAGGCGCGTACGCCAGCCGCGCACGCCATCCTGCAGCGCATGGCCGACGTGGGCCTCGGCTACGTGCGGCTCGGCCAGCCGCTCACGACGCTGTCGGGCGGCGAGCGGCAGCGTCTCAAGCTCGCGACGCACATGGGCGCCGATGGCGGCGTCTACGTGCTCGACGAGCCGACCACCGGGCTGCACCTGGCCGACCTCGAGCAGCTGCTCGGGCTGCTGGATCGGCTGGTCGACTCGGGGAAGTCGGTCATCGTGATCGAGCACCACCAGTCGGTGATGGCGCACGCCGACTGGCTCATCGACCTCGGCCCGGGCGCGGGCCACGACGGCGGGCGGATCGTGTTCGAAGGCACGCCGGCCGACCTGGTGGCGGCGAGGTCGACGCTGACCGGCGAGCACCTGGCGGCATTCATTGGCAGCCGTGCGAAGGCGGCTCGCGCTCGCTGA
- a CDS encoding c-type cytochrome, giving the protein MRCLSAICLALCLAACAGCGGEPLDGSGGGPPDPVCEAVPVTECPEPGPGYADVQPIFQARCVVCHSGKPGGGWPLDDYLHVAMWWDSIRDELLSCSMPPRGSRVTLRDEERERILLWIRCGFPE; this is encoded by the coding sequence ATGAGGTGCTTGTCCGCCATCTGCTTGGCGCTGTGCCTCGCAGCCTGTGCCGGGTGCGGCGGAGAGCCACTCGACGGAAGCGGTGGTGGACCACCGGATCCGGTTTGCGAAGCCGTTCCCGTGACGGAGTGCCCGGAGCCTGGCCCTGGCTACGCCGACGTGCAGCCAATTTTCCAAGCGCGATGCGTCGTCTGTCACTCCGGAAAGCCCGGTGGAGGGTGGCCGCTCGACGACTACCTTCACGTGGCGATGTGGTGGGACTCCATCCGAGACGAGCTCCTCTCGTGCTCGATGCCGCCGCGAGGCTCGCGCGTTACGCTCAGGGACGAGGAACGCGAGCGGATCCTCCTCTGGATCCGCTGCGGCTTTCCCGAGTGA
- a CDS encoding phytanoyl-CoA dioxygenase family protein — protein MGDARSPFALKLERQGANPVSRHPSLSAAQVEQFVLDGYLRVDDAFPRDLADTCRRLLWSAAGCAEDAPSTWTRPVVRIGEIPNPLFREAANTPALCAAYDALVGPERWVPRGSLGSFPIRFPSPDDPGDCGWHIDASFGWEDEPDFLKWRVNVASKGRALLMLFLFSDVGESDAPTRIRVGSHFDIARRLAPNGRDGMTIAELASTGFSESSSRPETLATGAAGTVYLCHPFLVHSAQPHRGRVPRFLAQPALLPRVPLDPMRTDGNASPVERAIRIALETCGT, from the coding sequence ATGGGCGACGCCCGCTCTCCGTTCGCGCTTAAGCTGGAACGACAAGGAGCAAACCCGGTGTCTCGCCATCCCTCACTATCCGCAGCGCAGGTCGAGCAGTTCGTTCTCGACGGCTACCTCCGGGTGGACGACGCTTTTCCTCGTGACCTCGCTGATACCTGCCGGCGGCTGTTGTGGTCGGCCGCGGGATGCGCCGAGGACGCCCCGTCCACGTGGACGCGTCCGGTCGTGCGCATCGGCGAGATTCCGAATCCGCTCTTTCGTGAAGCGGCCAACACGCCGGCGCTATGCGCCGCCTACGACGCGCTCGTAGGTCCAGAGCGCTGGGTACCTCGGGGCAGCCTCGGATCGTTCCCGATCCGCTTCCCGTCGCCAGACGATCCGGGCGACTGCGGCTGGCATATCGACGCGAGCTTCGGGTGGGAGGACGAGCCCGACTTCCTGAAGTGGCGCGTTAACGTCGCCTCGAAGGGGCGCGCGCTCCTCATGCTCTTCCTGTTCTCCGACGTTGGCGAGAGCGACGCCCCGACCCGCATTCGTGTCGGCTCGCACTTCGACATCGCACGGCGGCTCGCCCCAAACGGACGGGACGGCATGACGATCGCCGAGCTCGCAAGCACGGGGTTCTCGGAGTCGTCGAGTCGCCCCGAGACCCTCGCGACGGGTGCTGCCGGTACGGTGTACCTATGCCATCCCTTTCTCGTCCACTCCGCGCAGCCTCATCGCGGTCGCGTGCCTCGGTTCCTCGCTCAACCGGCGTTGTTGCCCCGCGTTCCGTTGGACCCGATGCGGACCGACGGGAATGCGTCGCCGGTCGAGCGCGCGATTCGGATCGCCCTGGAAACCTGCGGCACCTAG
- a CDS encoding ArsR/SmtB family transcription factor, with the protein METSFAIIAEPNRRAILGLLASSERSVGEIERQLQMPQTSVSKHLRVLREAGFVEARVDAQRRVYRIRPEPLMEVDAWLAPFRRFWEAHVDALERHLDRMEQAPGKTDE; encoded by the coding sequence ATGGAAACTTCGTTCGCGATCATCGCGGAGCCGAACCGCCGAGCCATCCTCGGCCTGCTGGCGTCGTCCGAGCGGTCCGTCGGCGAGATCGAGCGCCAGCTACAGATGCCTCAAACCTCGGTCTCCAAGCACCTCCGCGTGCTGCGCGAGGCAGGCTTCGTAGAGGCGCGCGTCGATGCCCAGCGGCGCGTCTATCGGATCCGGCCCGAGCCGCTCATGGAGGTCGACGCCTGGCTCGCTCCGTTCCGGCGCTTCTGGGAAGCCCACGTCGATGCCCTCGAACGCCATCTCGATCGGATGGAACAGGCCCCCGGGAAGACCGACGAGTAG
- a CDS encoding DoxX family protein gives MESTLQKPALGAAKATPKATTIAYWIATALFCLQMGFTAYAQLSLPQVAEMFTHLGFPDYFREMLSWAKFLGVVVVLAPVPARLKEWAYAGFAFTLASALIAHFAMGDGVEAWIWAAGTFVLWGLSYFFWHRRQATRATA, from the coding sequence ATGGAATCGACCCTGCAGAAGCCGGCCCTCGGAGCAGCGAAGGCCACCCCCAAAGCCACGACCATCGCGTATTGGATCGCCACCGCGCTCTTCTGTCTGCAGATGGGCTTCACCGCCTACGCCCAGCTGAGCCTGCCGCAGGTGGCGGAGATGTTCACCCACCTCGGCTTCCCCGACTACTTCCGGGAGATGCTCTCGTGGGCCAAGTTCCTCGGCGTGGTCGTGGTGCTCGCGCCGGTGCCTGCGCGGCTGAAGGAATGGGCCTACGCCGGCTTCGCCTTCACCCTCGCCTCGGCGCTCATCGCCCACTTCGCGATGGGCGATGGCGTGGAAGCGTGGATCTGGGCGGCCGGCACCTTCGTTCTCTGGGGGCTCTCGTACTTCTTCTGGCATCGCCGGCAGGCTACGCGCGCGACCGCCTGA
- a CDS encoding DUF1801 domain-containing protein, producing the protein MKTPNPVESASALIDDKIQALDDWRGETLARVRKIIHEADPEIVEELKWMGTPVWSHGGIVCTGETYKNAVKMTFAKGASLADPSGLFNSSLEGNVRRAIDIHEGDKIDDAALKDLIRAAVALNLMSKSKPKAQRASRKRDE; encoded by the coding sequence ATGAAAACGCCCAACCCGGTGGAATCTGCCTCCGCGCTGATCGACGACAAGATCCAGGCACTCGACGACTGGCGCGGGGAGACGCTCGCGAGGGTGCGCAAAATCATCCACGAGGCGGACCCCGAGATCGTCGAGGAGCTGAAGTGGATGGGGACTCCCGTCTGGTCCCACGGCGGCATCGTCTGCACGGGCGAGACGTACAAGAACGCCGTCAAGATGACGTTTGCCAAGGGAGCTTCGTTGGCGGACCCATCGGGTCTCTTCAACTCCAGCCTCGAAGGGAACGTCAGGCGCGCCATCGACATCCACGAGGGCGACAAGATCGATGATGCGGCCTTGAAGGACCTCATCCGCGCTGCGGTGGCGCTCAATCTGATGAGCAAGAGCAAGCCGAAGGCCCAGCGAGCGAGCCGCAAGCGCGACGAGTAG
- a CDS encoding RCC1 domain-containing protein, protein MGDEHTCGVRVDGKVLCWGKNDYGQAPAGPSADSFTSVSAGYGKTCGIRVDGHATCWGRGTRQQSADTFKSVHAGYDFNCGIRTDETLSCWGDNFFGQSPLPASTRFSTLSVNRYDTCGVRVDGQLFCWGSNFDQEAPPWNARN, encoded by the coding sequence GTGGGCGACGAGCACACCTGTGGCGTCCGCGTAGATGGGAAGGTGCTCTGCTGGGGAAAAAACGACTACGGACAGGCGCCAGCGGGTCCGAGCGCCGACTCCTTCACGAGCGTGAGCGCGGGTTATGGCAAGACCTGCGGCATTCGAGTCGACGGTCACGCGACCTGCTGGGGCAGGGGGACCCGGCAGCAGAGCGCGGATACATTCAAGAGCGTTCATGCCGGCTATGACTTCAACTGTGGCATCCGCACGGATGAAACGTTGAGCTGTTGGGGCGACAATTTCTTTGGCCAGAGTCCCCTGCCTGCCTCCACTCGCTTCTCCACCCTTAGCGTGAACCGGTACGACACCTGCGGCGTCCGCGTCGACGGGCAGCTCTTCTGCTGGGGAAGCAACTTCGATCAGGAGGCGCCGCCTTGGAATGCGCGCAACTGA